Proteins encoded within one genomic window of Falco biarmicus isolate bFalBia1 chromosome 14, bFalBia1.pri, whole genome shotgun sequence:
- the LOC130158951 gene encoding nuclear pore glycoprotein p62-like, protein MNQFNFGSGAAGGGFALGTPKTAATTATAGFSFSTPAASAGFSFGSAAQAPASSQPAGLFSFSRPGGAAQPASFSFGTPATAAAAPAANVFPLGTAAPKLNFGGSSATQATGITAGFGFGSSVPASAPSSQAAAPSGFVFGSTGTATTAAATTTTTAPSGTTGGFSFSSGTAAQAGTAGFNIGTAAPQAAPTGLTFGAAPAAAATTAATLGAATQSATPFSLGGQSTGVNFGTLPSTAATAATSAPAATLTASTSQGPTLSFGTKLGVTSTAATSASTTTTSILGSTGPTLLAPIASSSAPTSSTTTGLTLGAPSTGTGSLGTLGFGLKIPGTTAAATSTATGTTSASGFALNLKPLTTTGAIGAVTSTAAITTTTTTSAPPVMTYAQLESLINKWSLELEDQEKHFLHQATQVNAWDQMLIENGEKITSLHREVEKVKLDQKRLDQELDFILSQQKELEDLLTPLEESVKEQSGTIYLQHADEERERTYKLAENIDAQLKRMAQDLKDVIEHLNTSGGPADTNDPLQQICKILNAHMDSLQWIDQNSAVLQRKVEEVTKVCESRRKEQERSFRITFD, encoded by the exons ATGAACCAGTTCAACTTCGGGTCGggcgcggcgggaggcggcTTCGCTCTGGGCACGCCGAAGACGGCCGCCACCACGGCCACGGCCGGCTTCTCCTTCTCGACGCCCGCCGCCTCGGCGGGCTTCAGCTTCGGCAGCGCGGCCCAGGCGCCCGCCAGCAGCCAGCCCGCCGGGCTCTTCTCCTTCAGCAGGCCGGGCGGTGCCGCGCAGCCCGCCAGCTTCAGCTTCGGGACGCCGGCCACGGCCGCCGCGGCGCCGGCGGCAAACGTGTTCCCGCTGGG gaCAGCTGCCCCAAAACTCAACTTTGGAGGCAGTAGTGCCACTCAGGCTACAGGAATCACAGCAGGCTTTGGGTTTGGTAGCTCTGTACCAGCCAGTGCGCCCTCAAGTCAAGCAGCAGCCCCTTCTGGCTTTGTGTTTGGATCCACTGGCACCGCCACCACTGCTGCCGCCACCACCACGACCACCGCTCCGTCTGGGACGACCGGAGGGTTCAGTTTTTCCAGTGGTACTGCAGCTCAGGCCGGAACAGCCGGCTTCAACATCGGCACTGCGGCTCCGCAAGCAGCGCCCACAGGGTTGACCTTtggagcagcacctgcagctgctgccaccactgctgccacCTTAGGAGCTGCCACCCAGTCAGCGACCCCCTTCAGCCTTGGGGGTCAGTCCACAG GTGTAAACTTTGGGACATTGCcttcaacagcagcaacagcagccacTAGTGCACCTGCAGCAACGCTGACCGCTAGTACCAGCCAGGGACCCACTCTGTCCTTTGGAACCAAACTTGGAG taaCATCCACAGCTGCTACCAGTGCCTCTACCACCACAACCTCGATTCTTGGTTCGACGGGGCCTACGTTGCTCGCGCCTATAGCGAGTTCTTCAGCACCGACATCGTCTACCACCACAGGCCTCACAC TTGGTGCCCCTTCCACTGGGACAGGCAGTCTTGGAACGCTTGGGTTTGGATTAAAAATTCCTGGAACAACAGCTGCCGCAACAAGCACTGCTACTG GCACCACTTCTGCTTCTGGCTTTGCTTTGAATCTTAAGCCATTAACTACGACTGGTGCTATTGGAGCTGTGACTTCTACAGCTGCCataaccaccaccacaaccaccag TGCGCCCCCAGTGATGACTTATGCCCAGCTGGAGAGTCTGATAAACAAGTGGAGTCTGGAACTGGAAGACCAAGAGAAACACTTTCTCCATCAAGCTACGCAAGTTAATGCCTGGGACCAGATGCTGATAGAGAATGGGGAGAAG ATTACTTCATTACACAGAGAAGTAGAGAAAGTGAAGCTTGATCAGAAGAG actGGATCAGGAACTGGACTTCATTCTGTCACAGCAGAAAGAGCTTGAAGACTTGTTGACCCCTCTGGAGGAGTCTGTGAAGGAGCAGAGTGGGACTATCTACTTGCAGCACGCGGATGAAGAACGGGAGAGGAC CTATAAACTGGCTGAAAATATTGATGCTCAGTTGAAGCGTATGGCACAAGATCTGAAGGATGTCATTGAACACTTGAATACATCAGGAGGCCCGGCAGACACGAATGACCCG CTTCAGCAGATCTGTAAAATTTTGAATGCGCACATGGATTCCTTGCAGTGGATTGACCAGAATTCAG CTGTGTTGCAGAGAAAGGTTGAAGAGGTGACAAAGGTTTGTGAGAGCCGCCGCAAAGAGCAAGAGCGCAGTTTTCGGATCACTTTTGATTGA
- the RBM41 gene encoding RNA-binding protein 41: MRRVNSSLSSDELLLEDLETEGERQLKSLLHHQLDTTISIEQCKSKRRCFAPAAFYKPFGEEAAGALTLSQFQALQESNKETASLRELGLSDSEILLWKNRASTGKGSGLGAAPEATQDRLHAIQEKMEERQRILALPQRFAGSKQLSRREMEIENALFQGTDRHSFLRALYHEDDSQKRVTDEKDPMVHLESVYQELLSKKSSEEVQPTKSDPCLCSSLAPQEPLAEESSLPDQEEQAEQAGSPSLPATRPHQSPPGFVVIKEPVEFVPEEEICKNRLSEEELRNIPRFSSYHPGEPNKVLYLKNLGPQVTMKDLVSLFARFQKEDSPPIQFRLLNGRMRGQAFITFPDTQSAQAAMLLVNGYHLQGKPVVIEFGKSKGRLPEADSAIPCSSAGETPPAK, translated from the exons ATGCGGCG GGTCAACAGCAGCCTCTCCAGTGATGAGCTCCTACTGGAAGACTTGGAGACAGAAGGAGAGAGGCAGCTAAAGAGCCTCCTTCACCACCAGCTCGATACCACCATCTCCATTGAACA ATGCAAGTCAAAGAGAAGATGTTTTGCCCCTGCCGCTTTTTACAAGCCTTTTGGGGAAGAGGCAGCGGGGGCTTTGACCTTGTCGCAGTTCCAGGCCCTGCAGGAGAGCAACAAAGAAACTGCCTCTCTCCGCGAACTGGGACTCTCTGACTCAGAGATCCTGCTCTGGAAGAACCGGGCGTCTACAGGGAAG GGCTCTGGGCTCGGAGCAGCCCCAGAGGCCACACAGGACCGACTCCATGCCATCCAGGAGAAGATGGAAGAGCGTCAGCGCATACTCGCTCTGCCCCAGAGGTTTGCTGGCAGCAAGCAGCTGAGCAGACGGGAGATGGAGATTGAAAATGCCCTCTTTCAGGGAACAGACCGCCACTCCTTCCTCCGGGCACTCTACCATGAAG ATGACAGTCAGAAGAGGGTTACAGATGAAAAGGACCCCATGGTTCATCTGGAGAGTGTTTACCAAGAGCTGCTGAGCAAGAAGTCATCTGAAGAAGTCCAGCCTACCAAGAGTGACCCATGCTTGTGCTCTTCCCTggccccgcaggagccgctgGCTGAGGAGTCATCACTTCCAGACcaggaagagcaggcagaacagGCAGGAAGTCCTAGCCTTCCTGCAACAAGGCCCCACCAGTCACCTCCAGGGTTTGTGGTTATCAAAGAACCTGTAGAGTTTGTCCCAGAAGAGGAGATCTGCAAAAACCGTCTCTCAGAGGAAGAACTTCGGAATATACCCAGGTTCTCATCCTACCATCCTGGGGAACCCAACAAG GTGCTGTATTTGAAGAACCTGGGCCCTCAAGTGACGATGAAGGATCTAGTGTCCTTGTTTGCGCGGTTCCAGAAGGAGGACAGCCCACCAATTCAGTTCCGTCTCCTGAACGGCCGGATGAGGGGTCAGGCTTTCATCACGTTCCCTG ATACTCAGTCAGCCCAGGCTGCCATGCTGTTGGTGAATGGTTACCATCTGCAGGGGAAGCCAGTGGTGATTGAATTTGGGAAAAGCAAGGGACGTTTGCCAGAGGCTGACTCTGCCATTCCCTGCTCATCTGCTGGAGAGACCCCCCCGGCCAAGTAA